Proteins from a genomic interval of Bradyrhizobium sp. CCBAU 53340:
- a CDS encoding adenylate/guanylate cyclase domain-containing protein: MVSLLKARHKAVLSEEFEHELTREVLRTELLRVKALIATGLVMMVLLTATFVIDPAIVNRIWHGTEGMTREYVLVAGFLLFEVWVHSQIRRNLKLDRDLPVIRRYIGTLIETSLPTLILILQIRSMGAGPALGFVLPMVYFIFVILSTLRLDFWLSTFTGFVAASELLAVALYYNSASDSGEPLIYFHTVRSAIILVCGVLAGSVGAQLRRQFAASIAAATARDRVTNLFGQHVSPQVVERLMSEGTSAAGDLRRVAVMFVDFRGFTAGAQSRTPQEVVDRLDGAFAVLVDILDRHGGIVNKFLGDGFLALFGAPLEASDAAHRAVAAGRDMLTAMDHINAQTSRPLRIGIGIHFGEVVAGNIGSPRRKEYTVIGDTVNFASRLEALNKEFGSQFLISASVRDVLGDDGEDAVALGEVTVRGYEQPVAVFQLG; the protein is encoded by the coding sequence ATGGTCAGCCTTTTGAAAGCCCGGCACAAAGCCGTCCTGTCGGAGGAGTTCGAGCACGAGCTGACGCGCGAAGTGCTGCGCACCGAATTGCTGCGGGTGAAGGCGCTGATCGCCACAGGCCTCGTCATGATGGTCTTGCTCACGGCGACCTTCGTGATCGACCCTGCCATCGTGAACCGGATCTGGCACGGGACAGAGGGCATGACCCGCGAATACGTGCTCGTGGCGGGCTTCCTGCTCTTCGAGGTCTGGGTCCACAGCCAGATCAGGCGAAACCTGAAACTTGATCGCGACCTGCCGGTGATCAGACGCTATATCGGCACCCTGATCGAAACGTCGCTGCCGACGTTGATCCTGATCCTGCAGATCCGCAGCATGGGCGCCGGGCCCGCGCTCGGTTTCGTGTTGCCGATGGTCTATTTCATCTTCGTCATTCTTTCGACGCTGCGACTCGATTTCTGGCTGTCCACCTTCACGGGATTTGTCGCGGCAAGCGAACTCCTCGCCGTCGCGCTGTACTACAATTCGGCCAGCGACAGCGGCGAACCCCTGATCTACTTCCACACCGTGCGCAGCGCCATCATCCTGGTTTGTGGCGTGCTGGCAGGCTCGGTCGGCGCGCAGTTGCGCCGGCAGTTCGCCGCGAGCATCGCGGCGGCCACCGCGCGCGATCGGGTGACCAATCTGTTCGGCCAGCACGTCTCGCCACAGGTGGTCGAGCGGCTGATGTCGGAGGGGACGAGCGCGGCCGGGGACCTGCGCCGCGTCGCGGTGATGTTCGTCGATTTCCGCGGCTTTACAGCCGGGGCGCAATCGCGCACGCCACAGGAGGTGGTCGACCGGCTCGACGGCGCCTTCGCGGTGCTGGTCGATATTCTCGATCGCCATGGCGGCATCGTGAACAAGTTTCTCGGCGACGGTTTTCTCGCGCTGTTCGGCGCACCTTTGGAGGCCTCCGATGCGGCGCATCGTGCGGTCGCCGCCGGCCGCGACATGCTGACCGCGATGGACCACATCAATGCGCAGACGAGCCGGCCGCTGCGGATCGGCATCGGCATCCATTTCGGCGAGGTCGTCGCGGGCAATATCGGCTCGCCCCGACGCAAGGAATATACCGTCATCGGCGACACCGTGAATTTTGCATCGCGGCTGGAGGCGCTGAACAAGGAGTTCGGCTCACAGTTCCTGATCTCTGCATCCGTGCGCGATGTGCTTGGCGACGACGGCGAGGATGCGGTGGCCCTCGGCGAGGTCACGGTGCGCGGTTACGAACAGCCGGTTGCCGTGTTTCAACTTGGATAG
- a CDS encoding GntR family transcriptional regulator translates to MNLAPRDDRLPRYQRLRDDLAARINRNEWRPGEPIPSEAELGAHYGVAIGTVRKAIDQLVADAVLERQQGRGTFVRRARFNSSLFRFFRFQSESGERRVPKSRILRRKSVPATSAVASALRIPTGEPVISLSRLRLIDDVPLLAEEIWLQQSRFAEILEIDTAEFGDLLYPLYEERCGEVVVSAEEILTVETANEMQARLLRLEAHAPLIVIERLALDLERRPIEWRRSRGPADRFRYHAEIR, encoded by the coding sequence ATGAATTTGGCCCCGCGTGACGACCGCCTGCCACGTTACCAGCGCCTGCGCGACGACCTCGCCGCGCGGATCAACCGCAATGAGTGGCGGCCGGGCGAGCCGATCCCGTCGGAGGCCGAGCTTGGAGCGCATTACGGCGTCGCCATCGGCACCGTGCGCAAGGCGATCGACCAACTCGTGGCAGACGCGGTGCTGGAGCGGCAGCAGGGCCGCGGCACTTTCGTGCGTCGCGCACGCTTCAATTCCTCGCTGTTCCGCTTCTTCCGCTTCCAGTCCGAGAGCGGCGAGCGGCGCGTGCCGAAGAGCCGCATCCTCAGGCGCAAGAGCGTGCCGGCGACTTCAGCCGTGGCATCGGCGCTCCGCATTCCCACAGGCGAGCCCGTGATCAGCCTGTCGCGCCTGCGGCTGATCGACGACGTGCCGCTGCTCGCGGAAGAGATCTGGCTCCAGCAGTCGCGTTTTGCCGAAATCCTGGAGATCGATACGGCCGAGTTCGGCGATCTCTTGTATCCGCTCTACGAGGAGCGCTGCGGTGAGGTCGTGGTTTCCGCCGAGGAAATCCTGACCGTCGAGACCGCCAACGAGATGCAGGCGCGCCTGCTCAGGCTCGAGGCCCATGCGCCGCTGATCGTGATCGAGCGCCTTGCGCTCGACCTGGAGCGGCGGCCGATCGAATGGCGCCGTTCGCGCGGACCGGCGGACCGCTTCCGCTATCACGCCGAGATCCGGTGA
- a CDS encoding MFS transporter: MSNWYSESSPLERRTFWASFGGWALDALDVQMFGLAIPALIAAFGISKADAGLLGSVTLFFGAFGGWLGGALGDRFGRVKALQITVATFALATFASAFAMSYAQLLVLKAVQGLGFGAEWACGAVLMAEIIRPEHRGKALGTVQSAWAVGWGAAVLLSALVFTYAPAEIAWRILFAIGLLPALLIIFIRRGLKEPPRAIAKDAEAPFLATLSGIFHRDVLRSTLVGGLFGIGAHGGYAALTTFLPTFLREVRHLSVLGSSFYLAVIIVAFFCGCVASGIISDRVGRRANVAFFAAACIVTVLVYIFAPLTNNQMLVLGFPLGFFAAGIPASMAALFSELYPAGVRGTGVGFCYNFGRVVSAAFPFLVGFLSDRIGLGPAIGIDAAFAYALVLIAVLLLPETRGKVFEVPAATRA; the protein is encoded by the coding sequence ATGTCGAACTGGTACAGTGAGAGCTCGCCGCTGGAGCGGCGCACGTTCTGGGCAAGCTTTGGCGGCTGGGCGCTGGATGCGCTCGATGTCCAGATGTTCGGCCTCGCCATCCCCGCGCTGATCGCGGCTTTCGGCATCAGCAAGGCGGATGCCGGATTGCTCGGCTCGGTCACCCTGTTCTTCGGCGCGTTCGGCGGCTGGCTTGGTGGCGCGCTCGGCGATCGCTTCGGTCGCGTTAAGGCGCTCCAGATCACGGTCGCGACCTTTGCGCTTGCAACCTTCGCGTCGGCATTCGCGATGAGCTACGCCCAGCTCCTGGTGCTCAAGGCGGTCCAGGGCCTCGGCTTCGGCGCCGAATGGGCCTGCGGCGCGGTGCTGATGGCGGAGATCATCCGCCCCGAGCATCGCGGCAAGGCGCTTGGCACCGTGCAGAGCGCCTGGGCGGTCGGCTGGGGCGCGGCGGTGCTGCTGTCCGCACTGGTCTTCACCTATGCGCCGGCTGAGATCGCCTGGCGGATCCTGTTTGCGATCGGGCTGTTGCCGGCACTGCTCATCATCTTCATCCGCCGCGGGCTGAAGGAGCCGCCGCGTGCCATTGCAAAGGATGCAGAGGCGCCGTTCCTCGCCACGCTATCGGGGATCTTCCATCGCGACGTGCTGCGCTCGACGCTGGTCGGCGGTCTGTTCGGCATCGGCGCCCATGGCGGCTATGCCGCGCTCACGACGTTCCTGCCGACATTCCTGCGAGAGGTCCGGCACCTGTCGGTGCTCGGCTCCAGCTTCTATCTTGCCGTCATCATCGTCGCCTTCTTCTGCGGCTGTGTCGCGAGCGGCATCATCAGCGACCGCGTCGGCCGCCGCGCCAATGTCGCCTTTTTCGCAGCCGCCTGCATCGTCACCGTGTTGGTCTATATCTTTGCACCGCTGACCAACAACCAGATGCTGGTACTCGGATTTCCGCTCGGCTTCTTTGCGGCCGGCATTCCAGCGAGCATGGCGGCGCTGTTCAGCGAGCTCTATCCCGCGGGCGTGCGCGGCACCGGGGTCGGCTTCTGCTACAATTTCGGCCGCGTCGTCTCCGCTGCGTTCCCTTTCCTGGTCGGCTTCCTCAGTGATCGCATCGGCCTCGGTCCCGCGATCGGCATCGATGCGGCCTTTGCCTATGCGCTGGTGCTGATCGCGGTGCTGCTGCTGCCCGAAACCCGCGGCAAGGTGTTCGAGGTGCCAGCGGCAACGCGCGCCTGA